From Chelatococcus sp. HY11, the proteins below share one genomic window:
- a CDS encoding cytochrome P450, protein MKMGTDMESYWDTEDRNPHPFYDALRARGDVVWDNHIKAWLVTGAAANRAVLMDDSTYIQPYLSMKAGEGYRALRLNNPRSFHFLTGEEHRAMHRWWLMDLLSPQWVAEYMDTVVTPIIGRILSSLEGREEFDIADEYAERIPVAIFADLMDLPDRTTETLARIKKLNDRIADFATIANSLKLEGEPTDELLAVQRSAIAASEELNEMLRPVVEERKERRGEDFVSRLWAGGPALYEDWNSTDVLDASRRLLFAGSDTTTLSIANAFYMLLTDESLLQQVRAGGRPAIAKFVEEVLRLNGSVQFRPRRAMKDVELAGQKIAKGDMVIAVLQAANRDPAHFACPHVVNLDRKAIRAHFAFNVGPRSCPGSNLARAELVESIAQMLNRYTTIRLVNPGEPVLRGFMFRSYRPLHVAVSG, encoded by the coding sequence ATGAAAATGGGGACCGATATGGAGAGTTACTGGGACACGGAAGATCGCAATCCTCATCCGTTCTATGATGCGCTGCGCGCCCGCGGCGATGTGGTCTGGGATAACCATATCAAGGCTTGGCTCGTCACGGGTGCTGCCGCAAACCGCGCCGTGTTGATGGATGACTCGACATATATTCAACCGTATCTGTCGATGAAGGCCGGCGAAGGCTATCGCGCTCTTCGACTCAACAACCCGCGGTCGTTCCATTTCCTTACGGGCGAGGAACATCGGGCGATGCATCGATGGTGGCTCATGGATTTGCTGTCGCCGCAATGGGTCGCCGAGTACATGGACACGGTGGTGACCCCGATCATCGGTCGCATCCTTTCCTCCCTAGAGGGCCGCGAGGAATTCGATATCGCCGACGAGTATGCGGAGAGAATCCCGGTCGCGATCTTCGCCGACCTCATGGATCTGCCCGACCGCACCACCGAAACCCTCGCGCGCATCAAGAAGCTCAACGATCGGATCGCCGACTTCGCCACCATCGCCAATTCGCTTAAACTGGAGGGAGAACCAACGGACGAGTTGCTCGCGGTTCAGCGGAGTGCCATTGCGGCGTCGGAAGAACTGAATGAAATGCTGCGTCCAGTTGTTGAGGAGAGGAAAGAGCGGAGAGGCGAGGATTTTGTCTCGCGTTTGTGGGCCGGCGGTCCAGCCCTCTATGAAGACTGGAATTCGACCGACGTGCTCGATGCGTCCCGTCGATTGCTCTTCGCCGGGTCGGACACAACTACCCTTTCCATTGCAAATGCCTTCTATATGCTACTTACGGACGAATCGCTGCTGCAGCAGGTGAGGGCAGGTGGCCGACCCGCGATCGCCAAGTTTGTTGAAGAGGTTCTGCGGCTCAACGGAAGCGTGCAGTTCCGGCCCCGCCGCGCCATGAAAGATGTTGAGCTTGCTGGCCAGAAGATCGCCAAGGGCGATATGGTGATTGCCGTGCTGCAGGCCGCAAATCGCGATCCAGCCCACTTCGCCTGCCCCCACGTGGTGAATTTGGATCGCAAGGCCATCCGCGCCCACTTTGCTTTCAACGTGGGGCCGCGCAGTTGCCCGGGGTCCAACCTAGCGCGGGCGGAGCTGGTAGAGAGTATCGCACAGATGCTTAACCGCTATACGACGATCCGACTCGTCAACCCTGGAGAGCCGGTGTTAAGGGGCTTCATGTTTCGCTCCTATCGGCCACTTCACGTCGCCGTCAGTGGATAG